The following proteins are encoded in a genomic region of Hymenobacter siberiensis:
- a CDS encoding D-2-hydroxyacid dehydrogenase → MNLFVYSPLSPSARAYLHQQLPAEVNVTFCHDVAPEDQFPAFQEAEVLLGNPPPVWLAAGTSPLLRFWQIDSAGFERYRHLHLNVPVANMGDFFAWPCAETMVGGLLALYRHLGELAVLQAEKKWVGGAYVRNRSGLLRGKRVVVLGAGAIALAVQQQLSGFECPVQLLARTHPKAQLRSKEDLKAALPETDIVINTLPGSAEGFFSAELLDAMRPGSIYASVGRGNTTDEPALIKLLQAGYLGGAVLDVTAVEPLPADNPLWALPNVLLTQHTGGGQHHEDESKVDVLLRNLERLRHGQPLENLVDLSRGY, encoded by the coding sequence ATGAATCTTTTCGTTTATTCGCCCCTCAGCCCCTCCGCCCGCGCTTACCTGCACCAGCAGCTTCCGGCCGAGGTCAACGTCACGTTCTGCCACGACGTAGCCCCCGAAGACCAGTTTCCCGCCTTCCAGGAGGCCGAGGTGCTGCTCGGCAACCCGCCGCCCGTGTGGCTAGCGGCTGGCACCTCGCCTCTGCTGCGCTTCTGGCAAATTGACTCGGCCGGCTTCGAACGCTACCGCCACCTGCACCTGAATGTGCCAGTAGCGAATATGGGCGACTTTTTCGCCTGGCCCTGCGCCGAAACCATGGTAGGTGGCCTGTTGGCCCTCTACCGCCACCTGGGCGAGCTGGCCGTGCTGCAAGCCGAGAAAAAATGGGTGGGCGGGGCCTACGTGCGCAACCGCTCGGGCCTGCTGCGCGGCAAGCGCGTGGTGGTGCTGGGCGCCGGGGCTATTGCCCTGGCCGTGCAGCAGCAACTCAGCGGTTTCGAGTGCCCTGTGCAGCTGCTGGCCCGCACCCACCCCAAGGCGCAGCTTCGCTCCAAAGAAGACCTGAAAGCCGCCCTGCCCGAAACCGACATCGTGATAAATACTCTGCCGGGCAGCGCCGAGGGCTTTTTCTCGGCCGAGCTGCTGGATGCCATGCGCCCGGGCAGCATCTACGCCAGTGTGGGCCGTGGCAACACCACCGACGAGCCCGCCCTCATCAAGCTGCTGCAAGCCGGCTACCTCGGCGGGGCCGTGCTCGACGTGACCGCCGTGGAGCCCCTGCCCGCCGACAATCCGCTCTGGGCCCTGCCCAACGTGCTACTTACCCAGCACACCGGTGGCGGCCAGCACCACGAGGACGAAAGCAAAGTCGATGTGCTGCTGCGCAACCTGGAGCGCCTGCGCCACGGCCAGCCACTGGAGAATCTGGTGGATTTGAGCCGGGGGTATTGA
- a CDS encoding transposase yields MTPKRTRRRYTAEFKAEVALAALTERQPLAELAAHSQLATAQITRWKLQLREQATQVFTEAPAAGTPLPDVEPLYAAIGRLQMENALLKKTLPR; encoded by the coding sequence ATGACCCCAAAACGCACCCGCCGTCGCTATACGGCCGAGTTCAAAGCGGAGGTGGCGCTAGCCGCCCTCACCGAGCGCCAGCCATTGGCCGAGCTGGCCGCTCACTCCCAATTGGCTACCGCTCAAATCACCCGTTGGAAGCTGCAACTGCGTGAGCAGGCCACCCAGGTTTTCACCGAAGCGCCTGCGGCCGGCACGCCCTTACCCGACGTCGAGCCCCTCTACGCGGCCATCGGTCGGTTGCAAATGGAAAACGCGCTGCTAAAAAAAACGCTACCCCGATGA
- a CDS encoding IS3 family transposase, with product MSSAQQRVLVQASDPAGSSVAARCQALGLARSSFYYQPCGESAYNLELMRLLDEEFTDHNFKGVLGLRDHLRLAGHAVNAKRVRRLVRLMGHEPIYPKPRLSIPGQGVTPYQYLLDLLRNVCAQNQPITGMKSR from the coding sequence ATGAGCTCGGCCCAACAACGGGTCCTGGTTCAGGCCTCGGACCCGGCCGGTAGCTCGGTCGCCGCTCGCTGCCAGGCCCTAGGCCTGGCCCGCAGCAGCTTCTACTACCAGCCCTGCGGAGAAAGTGCCTACAACCTGGAGCTCATGCGCCTGCTCGATGAGGAGTTTACCGACCACAACTTCAAAGGAGTGCTCGGCCTGCGCGACCACCTGCGCCTGGCCGGCCACGCCGTCAATGCCAAGCGCGTGCGCCGCCTCGTGCGCCTGATGGGCCACGAGCCGATTTATCCCAAACCGCGCTTGTCCATTCCTGGTCAAGGTGTTACGCCCTACCAGTACCTACTAGACTTGTTGCGTAATGTTTGTGCTCAAAATCAGCCTATTACAGGCATGAAATCGCGCTAA
- a CDS encoding acyl-CoA dehydrogenase: MAKQAYSRRDLAFQLHEVLHVESLNRFPYFQDHDRGSIDLVLDTAGQFADQLLRPLLTELDRQEPQLVDGTIRVHPGVKNIVHRFGQDGWINALFSYEEGGQQLPGTVYNAAVFAMQATNYSASVPPFLTLGAANLLRSFATPELTAAFTPHMYAGRWQGTMALTEPDAGSSLSDISTSAEPTEDGYYRIRGQKIYISSGDHDACDNVVHLMLAKIKGGPAGAKGISLFAVPRQRVAAGLPNEATKPDELVSNDVVTAGIYHKLGCKGAPIAHLLIGGDGDTRGYLVGEPNKGLSYMFQMMNEARLAVGVSAAAIGTAAYYAALEYARARPQGRPIANRDVAQPQVPIIRHADVKRMLLFQKATMEGALGLLLQCSYYMDVARVGDGAEKEKAELLLDLLMPIAKTYPSEMGVLSTSAAIQVHGGAGYTTDFPVEQFWRESRIHPIHEGTTGIQGLDLLGRKITQHGGRAVGLLLEEIQATIASANAVSELAPLAVQLTKNVGILQQVTGHLLGVAAQDHELFLADATLYLELAGLVTVAWQWLRQAVVAQAALPAAHPDDQNFYHGKLMAAQYFYEYELVRAPGLAKRLQSANAVTVAMQEAWF; this comes from the coding sequence ATGGCCAAGCAAGCCTATTCCCGCCGCGACCTCGCGTTTCAGCTCCACGAAGTATTGCACGTTGAAAGCCTGAACCGCTTCCCGTACTTTCAGGACCACGACCGCGGCTCCATCGACCTGGTGCTTGATACCGCCGGCCAGTTTGCCGACCAGCTCCTGCGCCCCCTGCTCACCGAGCTCGACCGCCAGGAGCCGCAGCTCGTGGATGGCACCATTCGGGTGCATCCCGGCGTGAAGAACATCGTGCACCGCTTCGGCCAGGATGGCTGGATAAACGCCCTGTTTTCGTACGAGGAAGGTGGCCAGCAGCTGCCCGGCACCGTGTACAACGCGGCCGTGTTTGCCATGCAGGCCACCAACTATTCGGCCAGCGTGCCGCCCTTCCTCACACTGGGCGCGGCCAATCTGCTCCGTAGCTTCGCTACGCCCGAGCTCACGGCTGCCTTCACGCCGCACATGTACGCCGGCCGCTGGCAGGGCACCATGGCCCTCACCGAGCCCGACGCCGGCAGCTCCCTCTCCGACATCAGTACCTCGGCCGAACCCACGGAGGATGGCTACTACCGGATTCGGGGGCAGAAAATCTATATTTCCTCCGGCGACCATGATGCCTGCGACAACGTGGTGCACCTCATGCTGGCTAAGATTAAAGGCGGACCAGCGGGGGCCAAGGGCATCTCGCTCTTTGCCGTACCGCGCCAGCGCGTGGCGGCCGGGCTGCCCAACGAGGCCACAAAACCCGACGAATTAGTTTCGAACGACGTGGTCACGGCCGGCATCTACCACAAGCTGGGCTGCAAGGGCGCGCCCATTGCCCACCTCCTGATTGGCGGCGACGGCGACACGCGCGGCTACCTTGTGGGCGAGCCCAACAAGGGCCTCAGCTACATGTTCCAGATGATGAACGAGGCTCGGCTGGCCGTGGGCGTGAGCGCGGCGGCCATCGGCACGGCCGCCTACTACGCGGCCCTCGAATACGCCCGCGCCCGGCCCCAGGGCCGCCCCATCGCCAACCGTGACGTGGCCCAGCCGCAGGTGCCCATCATCCGGCACGCCGATGTGAAGCGCATGCTGCTCTTCCAGAAAGCTACCATGGAAGGCGCGCTGGGCCTGCTATTACAGTGCAGCTACTACATGGATGTGGCCCGGGTAGGCGATGGCGCAGAGAAGGAAAAAGCCGAGCTGCTGCTCGATTTGCTGATGCCCATCGCCAAAACCTACCCCTCGGAAATGGGCGTGCTGAGCACCAGCGCCGCCATCCAGGTGCACGGCGGGGCCGGCTACACCACCGATTTTCCGGTGGAGCAGTTCTGGCGCGAGTCGCGCATTCACCCCATCCACGAAGGTACCACCGGTATTCAGGGGCTCGATTTGCTGGGCCGGAAAATTACCCAGCACGGCGGCAGGGCCGTGGGCCTGCTGCTGGAAGAAATCCAGGCCACCATTGCCTCCGCCAATGCCGTGTCCGAGTTGGCTCCGCTGGCCGTCCAGCTCACCAAAAACGTGGGCATTTTGCAGCAAGTGACCGGCCATCTGCTGGGCGTAGCGGCCCAGGACCACGAGCTATTCCTGGCCGATGCCACCCTCTACCTGGAGCTGGCCGGCTTGGTGACGGTGGCCTGGCAGTGGCTGCGGCAGGCAGTAGTGGCCCAGGCCGCCCTGCCCGCCGCCCACCCCGACGACCAGAATTTCTACCACGGCAAGCTCATGGCCGCGCAGTATTTCTACGAATACGAGCTGGTACGCGCCCCCGGCCTGGCCAAGCGCCTGCAATCGGCCAATGCCGTGACGGTGGCCATGCAGGAGGCGTGGTTTTAG
- a CDS encoding Crp/Fnr family transcriptional regulator has product MRAYLHQHAHLTDAELEQTMTLIQPCTFRKGTELFHPGPPPDRLYFIETGLARAYRLVRGEDITSAFYGADSFCFDTLSIVAQVPTELYFECLTDVQAHEILIPDLNRLFRRVPPIERLGRRINENLVCGLTERLRAFQMDDLRTRYLALMRQNPELIQQVPQRHIATYLGVKPESLSRMRAQL; this is encoded by the coding sequence ATGCGCGCCTACCTGCACCAGCACGCCCACCTCACCGATGCCGAGCTGGAACAAACCATGACGCTTATCCAACCCTGCACTTTCCGTAAAGGCACCGAGCTGTTCCACCCCGGTCCGCCGCCCGACCGGCTCTATTTCATCGAAACCGGGCTGGCCCGTGCCTACCGCCTTGTGCGCGGCGAAGACATCACCAGCGCCTTCTATGGGGCCGATTCCTTCTGTTTCGATACCCTGAGCATTGTGGCTCAGGTACCCACCGAGCTGTATTTCGAATGCCTGACCGACGTGCAGGCCCACGAAATCCTCATTCCCGACCTCAACCGCCTGTTCCGCCGGGTGCCGCCCATCGAGCGCCTGGGCCGCCGCATCAACGAAAACCTGGTGTGTGGCCTCACTGAGCGCCTCCGGGCCTTCCAGATGGACGACCTGCGCACCCGCTACCTCGCCCTGATGCGCCAGAACCCCGAGCTGATTCAGCAGGTGCCGCAGCGGCATATTGCTACGTACCTGGGTGTGAAGCCGGAAAGCCTGAGCCGCATGCGGGCGCAGCTGTGA